From the genome of Papaver somniferum cultivar HN1 chromosome 2, ASM357369v1, whole genome shotgun sequence, one region includes:
- the LOC113352723 gene encoding AP2-like ethylene-responsive transcription factor AIL1, with product MKCGDSTSRGEISPQLLDLNSEWVVEGDSGGSDERRIFGGSEERKLELKLGPPCEVNKIPISLLFTSTLTSTTTTNNTSHFNYTKRQKISQYRGVTRDIRKAKYKAQFWDGSCRKEGIRKGKQVYLGVYDEEDTAAKAYDLAALKYLGPTARINFPLSNYQKEIIEMENMKKEEYVATLKRKSTGFSRGVSMYKGVRRCGKRWQAVIKSAANKRSYLGTFGTQQEAAEVYDIAAIKSRGASAVTNFPTSNYDVEHICSNATLIGGDITKHPSPQNSSSSIAAIENESVVVTN from the exons ATGAAGTGCGGAGATTCCACAAGCCGAGGAGAAATTAGTCCACAGCTGCTGGACTTGAATTCAGAATGGGTAGTAGAAGGAGATAGTGGTGGTAGTGatgaaagaagaatttttggtgGTTCAGAGGAAAGAAAACTGGAACTAAAACTTGGGCCACCTTGTGAAGTAAACAAAATACCTATTTCACTTCTATTTACTTCAACTTTGACTAGTACTACTACTACAAATAATACTTCCCACTTCAACTATACAAAGAGGCAAAAAATTTCTCAATACCGTGGTGTTACTAGAGATATACGGAAAGCAAAATATAAAGCGCAATTCTGGGATGGAAGTTGTAGAAAAGAAGGtataagaaaaggaaaacaag TTTATCTTG GTGTATATGATGAGGAAGATACAGCAGCCAAGGCTTATGATTTAGCTGCATTGAAGTATCTTGGCCCTACTGCTCGTATAAATTTCCCT TTATCTAACTATCAGAAAGAAATTATAGAAATGGagaacatgaagaaagaagaatatGTTGCCACTTTAAAAAG AAAAAGTACTGGCTTTTCAAGGGGTGTATCAATGTACAAAGGAGTGAGAAGGTGTGGTAAAAGATGGCAAGCTGTAATCAAGAGTGCGGCAAACAAGCGCTCATATCTTGGAACTTTCG GTACACAACAGGAAGCAGCCGAGGTATATGACATTGCAGCAATAAAATCCAGAGGTGCAAGTGCAGTGACCAATTTTCCAACTAGTAACTATGATGTTGAACATATATGTTCAAACGCGACTCTAATTGGTGGTGATATTACAAAACATCCATCGCCTCAGAACTCTTCGTCATCTATTGCTGCCATCGAAAATGAGTCAGTCGTGGTAACTAATTAG